A single window of SAR86 cluster bacterium DNA harbors:
- a CDS encoding regulatory protein RecX, whose protein sequence is MMELDSSKDIRVKIMDYLARRDHSKKEILKKMTSKVSSLELLLTEIDKLEVEGYINEQRFAEDYVNARVFRGNGPLKIKAELRNKGINDNVILAATLLHEETWVINAHKALVKKFGHINAESYEEIQKLKLKKQRFLGSRGFSFEAINAAMKKDVLIDN, encoded by the coding sequence ATGATGGAATTAGATTCTTCAAAAGATATAAGAGTAAAGATAATGGATTATCTGGCAAGAAGGGATCACTCTAAAAAAGAGATATTAAAAAAAATGACTTCTAAAGTAAGCTCATTAGAATTATTATTAACAGAGATTGATAAATTAGAAGTAGAAGGCTACATAAACGAACAGAGATTTGCGGAAGATTATGTAAATGCAAGGGTTTTTCGTGGAAATGGGCCTTTAAAGATCAAAGCTGAACTCAGAAATAAGGGGATAAATGATAATGTTATTCTAGCTGCGACGTTACTTCATGAAGAAACGTGGGTAATAAATGCTCATAAAGCATTGGTAAAGAAATTTGGACATATAAATGCTGAGAGTTATGAAGAGATTCAAAAACTTAAACTTAAAAAACAACGTTTTCTTGGCTCTAGAGGGTTCAGTTTTGAAGCTATTAACGCAGCAATGAAGAAGGACGTTTTAATTGATAACTAA
- a CDS encoding iron-containing alcohol dehydrogenase, translated as MTNLNFINSPFFDYGALDQISNILEHHNIKKPLICSDPGIKDAGLLDKLNNQISNKFSPILFDKTPANPTEEAVLIALEAYKSEGCDGVIGFGGGSSIDLAKAVCLMANHSGCLSDYSANEGGMEKIKKTAPLIAIPTTSGTGSEVSSGSVIVMNDGRKLILVSKELIPASAICDPSLTLGLPTAMTAGGGMDALTHCIEAILSPVIDPPAEGVGLDGIEKVVREGNLIKAVQDGSNTEARWNMMMAATEGAMAFTKGLGAVHSMSHALGANQELRLHHGTLNGVILPTILRFNYGHVGNKYERIARAMGKDESVDLSEEIEKLNQQIGLPANLKEMGVTNDMIPGLVEHSMADVCNFTNPRSVTVQDYEKLFMEAIG; from the coding sequence ATGACAAATTTAAACTTTATTAATAGTCCTTTTTTTGATTATGGCGCTCTTGATCAAATCTCAAACATTCTTGAACATCATAATATTAAAAAACCTCTTATCTGTTCGGATCCAGGCATTAAAGATGCAGGTCTTTTAGATAAGCTAAATAATCAAATCTCTAATAAGTTTTCTCCCATACTTTTTGATAAAACTCCAGCTAACCCAACAGAGGAAGCAGTATTAATAGCTTTAGAAGCTTACAAATCAGAGGGTTGTGATGGAGTTATAGGTTTTGGAGGTGGCTCTAGTATAGATCTGGCAAAAGCGGTTTGCTTAATGGCAAACCACAGCGGTTGCTTAAGTGATTATTCTGCTAACGAAGGGGGAATGGAAAAAATAAAGAAAACAGCACCATTAATTGCTATACCAACAACATCTGGAACCGGAAGTGAAGTCTCGAGCGGATCAGTTATCGTAATGAATGACGGCAGAAAATTAATCCTAGTCAGTAAAGAATTGATACCTGCATCAGCTATATGCGATCCATCTCTTACTCTTGGACTTCCAACTGCAATGACAGCTGGAGGTGGAATGGATGCTTTAACTCATTGCATAGAGGCAATACTCTCACCGGTCATCGATCCTCCTGCAGAAGGTGTTGGCTTGGATGGAATTGAAAAGGTTGTCAGGGAAGGGAATTTAATAAAGGCAGTGCAAGATGGAAGCAATACTGAAGCGAGATGGAATATGATGATGGCAGCAACGGAAGGCGCCATGGCTTTTACTAAGGGTCTTGGAGCAGTCCATTCTATGAGTCATGCCTTAGGAGCTAACCAAGAACTAAGATTACATCATGGAACTTTAAATGGGGTAATTCTTCCTACCATATTACGCTTTAATTATGGGCATGTTGGTAATAAATATGAAAGAATAGCAAGAGCAATGGGCAAGGATGAGTCTGTAGATCTATCTGAAGAAATAGAGAAACTAAATCAGCAAATAGGTCTTCCTGCTAATTTAAAAGAAATGGGTGTAACTAATGATATGATTCCTGGTCTGGTAGAACATTCAATGGCTGATGTATGCAACTTTACCAACCCAAGATCAGTCACAGTTCAAGATTATGAAAAACTTTTTATGGAGGCCATTGGATGA
- a CDS encoding cytochrome P450 → MSTTSESYDQRKDNRELKDFDGDYGYPFLGKTVSLVKDPYILMQDHYDKYGPVSRMAFVRGQRSLLMLGPEYNQPILFDRDRNFSSKTGYAGSLGHFYEEGLLLKDFDEHKKLRRATQPAFKTDSLKDYVRMVQPIQESHIDKLPTNEEISLFPLVKETLLDVASNVFVGINASDKEAKELSKNFIKVSDGLITPLPYPIPFSKYWKGQKAKLKLKAFFEEKINVRRDSDNPDIFTQVTKAKTEEDEYLTNQEISGHMSFLLFAAHDTTTSTLLNLMFYLGKNKNWQDRLREEVLSINKKELDYEDLNSMSDTELAFKETLRLHPSVMMLTRRNINKTEIEGHKIPADTILTLSPSFVHRMPEWWDDPLKFDPERFSDSRAEDKRHPFSYIPFGGGAHKCIGMHFALLNLRIFIFQTLKKYSIEIDEDYNPYFQSFPMPMPSDGLKVKLKKL, encoded by the coding sequence ATGAGCACAACATCAGAATCATATGATCAAAGAAAAGATAATAGAGAATTAAAAGATTTTGATGGGGATTACGGCTATCCGTTTCTAGGCAAGACTGTCTCCTTAGTCAAAGATCCTTATATATTAATGCAAGATCATTATGACAAATATGGTCCAGTTTCTAGAATGGCATTTGTAAGAGGTCAGAGGTCCTTATTGATGCTAGGACCAGAATACAATCAACCAATTTTATTTGATAGAGATAGAAATTTTAGTTCCAAAACAGGATATGCTGGCAGCTTAGGACACTTTTATGAAGAAGGTTTACTTTTAAAAGACTTTGATGAACATAAAAAACTAAGAAGAGCTACGCAACCAGCTTTTAAAACAGACTCATTGAAAGACTACGTAAGAATGGTCCAACCAATCCAAGAGTCTCATATAGATAAACTCCCGACAAATGAAGAGATTAGCCTTTTTCCTTTAGTAAAAGAAACTTTGTTAGATGTAGCCTCTAATGTTTTTGTTGGAATTAACGCTTCAGATAAAGAAGCTAAAGAATTAAGTAAGAACTTTATTAAAGTCAGTGATGGTCTAATAACACCACTTCCCTACCCTATTCCATTCTCTAAATATTGGAAAGGACAAAAGGCTAAACTTAAATTAAAGGCATTCTTCGAAGAAAAAATTAATGTTAGAAGAGATTCTGACAATCCAGATATTTTTACCCAAGTCACTAAAGCCAAGACTGAAGAAGATGAATATTTAACAAATCAAGAAATATCAGGTCATATGTCTTTTCTACTTTTTGCTGCTCACGATACCACGACTAGCACTTTATTAAATCTGATGTTTTATCTTGGCAAGAATAAGAATTGGCAAGACAGGCTAAGAGAAGAAGTGCTTTCGATTAATAAAAAAGAGCTTGATTATGAAGATTTAAATTCCATGTCAGATACTGAGCTAGCCTTCAAGGAAACACTCAGATTACATCCGTCAGTAATGATGTTAACAAGAAGGAATATAAATAAAACAGAAATTGAAGGTCATAAAATACCTGCGGACACAATTTTAACTCTATCTCCAAGCTTTGTTCACAGAATGCCAGAATGGTGGGATGATCCTTTGAAATTTGATCCCGAAAGATTTAGTGATTCAAGGGCAGAAGATAAACGGCATCCATTTAGCTATATACCATTTGGAGGAGGAGCACATAAATGTATAGGAATGCATTTTGCCTTGCTTAACTTGAGAATATTTATATTCCAAACCTTAAAAAAAT